The following proteins are encoded in a genomic region of Nocardioides sp. cx-173:
- a CDS encoding alpha/beta fold hydrolase, which yields MLVSERIGQLFIDGDQGRDRLEYTEYGAGDAWVVLLHGQLMPRRMQQPLARALAAEGLHVVTLDLLGHGRSDRPADPLVYSTTAFAEQVVALLDHLGAPQAVIGGTSLGANVSLEVAVIAPDRVRGLICEMPVLDNALEAGILAFGPVLFSARFLPFTITAVRRLTRPVPRGIVPFWAGIVLDTLDQRADALAAVVHGLFFGRIAPPSRQRRGIRVPALVVGHPADPIHPAADAAMLAEELPEATFVRAESILEWRLRPERLNAEAATFALRCWKAPRRGRRTAT from the coding sequence ATGCTCGTCTCCGAACGCATCGGCCAGCTCTTCATCGACGGTGACCAGGGCCGGGACCGGCTGGAGTACACCGAGTACGGCGCCGGCGACGCCTGGGTGGTGCTGCTGCACGGCCAGCTGATGCCGCGCCGCATGCAGCAGCCGCTGGCCCGGGCGCTGGCCGCCGAGGGCCTGCACGTGGTCACCCTCGACCTGCTCGGCCACGGCCGCTCCGACCGCCCGGCCGACCCGCTCGTCTACTCGACGACCGCCTTCGCCGAGCAGGTCGTGGCGCTGCTCGACCACCTCGGGGCGCCGCAGGCCGTCATCGGCGGGACCTCGCTGGGCGCCAACGTCTCGCTCGAGGTCGCGGTGATCGCCCCCGACCGCGTGCGCGGCCTGATCTGCGAGATGCCCGTCCTGGACAACGCGCTCGAGGCCGGGATCCTGGCGTTCGGGCCGGTGCTGTTCTCCGCGCGGTTCCTGCCGTTCACGATTACCGCCGTACGGCGGCTGACCCGGCCGGTCCCGCGGGGGATCGTGCCGTTCTGGGCCGGCATCGTCCTGGACACCCTGGACCAGCGGGCCGACGCCCTGGCGGCGGTGGTGCACGGGCTGTTCTTCGGGCGGATCGCCCCGCCGTCGCGGCAGCGGCGCGGGATCCGGGTGCCGGCCCTGGTGGTGGGGCATCCGGCCGACCCGATCCACCCCGCGGCCGACGCCGCGATGCTGGCCGAGGAGCTGCCGGAGGCCACGTTCGTCCGGGCCGAGAGCATCCTGGAGTGGCGGCTGCGGCCGGAGCGGCTCAACGCCGAGGCGGCGACGTTCGCACTCCGCTGCTGGAAGGCGCCGCGTCGCGGCCGCCGCACGGCCACCTAG
- a CDS encoding CDGSH iron-sulfur domain-containing protein: MSDVPSYEHADVVLCPGGPMLLRGKHVIQDSTGELHETTRRVTALCRCDKSARKPWCDGTHKLLPEKLTPS; this comes from the coding sequence GTGAGCGACGTGCCGAGCTACGAGCACGCCGACGTCGTGCTCTGCCCCGGCGGCCCGATGCTGCTGCGGGGCAAGCACGTCATCCAGGACTCCACGGGCGAGCTGCACGAGACCACGCGCCGGGTGACCGCGCTGTGCCGGTGCGATAAGTCCGCGCGCAAGCCGTGGTGCGACGGGACCCACAAGCTGCTGCCCGAGAAGCTCACCCCGTCCTAG
- the recO gene encoding DNA repair protein RecO: protein MPLYRDEAIVLRTHKLGEADRIITLLTRSNGRVRAVAKGVRRTTSRFGSRLEPFTHVDLQLAEGRNLDTITQAETKSAFSSGLGADYERYTAGTAMLETAERLVSEEKQPSLQQFLLLVGGLRAMAAGEHRPGQILDSYLLRSLAVAGYAPSFDACAHCGLEGPHKWFNPSMGGMLCTTCRLPGSANPSPQVIATMSALLTGDWPVVEAADARQLREASGLVSAFLQWHLERGLRSLEHVER, encoded by the coding sequence GTGCCTCTCTACCGCGACGAGGCGATCGTCCTGCGCACCCACAAGCTGGGGGAGGCCGACCGCATCATCACCCTGCTGACCCGCAGCAACGGGCGCGTGCGCGCCGTCGCCAAGGGGGTACGCCGCACGACGTCGCGGTTCGGCTCCCGGCTGGAGCCGTTCACCCACGTCGACCTGCAGCTCGCCGAGGGGCGCAACCTCGACACGATCACCCAGGCCGAGACCAAGTCCGCGTTCTCCTCGGGTCTAGGCGCCGACTACGAGCGCTACACCGCGGGCACCGCCATGCTCGAGACCGCCGAGCGGCTGGTCTCGGAGGAGAAGCAGCCCTCGCTGCAGCAGTTCCTGCTGCTGGTGGGCGGCCTGCGGGCGATGGCGGCCGGCGAGCACCGGCCGGGACAGATCCTCGACTCCTACCTGCTCCGCTCGCTCGCGGTGGCCGGCTACGCGCCGTCGTTCGACGCGTGCGCCCACTGCGGGCTCGAGGGCCCGCACAAGTGGTTCAACCCGTCGATGGGCGGGATGCTGTGCACGACCTGCCGGCTGCCGGGCTCGGCCAACCCCTCGCCCCAGGTGATCGCGACGATGAGCGCCCTGCTCACCGGGGACTGGCCGGTCGTCGAGGCGGCGGACGCCCGGCAGCTTCGCGAGGCCAGCGGCCTGGTGTCGGCGTTCTTGCAGTGGCACCTCGAACGAGGCCTGCGCTCGCTGGAGCACGTCGAGCGATAG